Proteins co-encoded in one Papaver somniferum cultivar HN1 chromosome 5, ASM357369v1, whole genome shotgun sequence genomic window:
- the LOC113283862 gene encoding signal peptide peptidase-like 2 isoform X2, which translates to MASSSAAAAIRLVFLHFLVFSSLTSSAYEFPHGDRLAHKSASCNNNFQLVKLMMWVNDTKVESVVGLGAAFGALLPAHADNALRYPAAFANPLNCCSSSTSNLSNSIALSTRGDCAFTMKAEVAESGGASGLLVINDNEDLYKMVCSENDTSTNITIPVVMIAKSTGETMKQLMLAGSQVELLLYSPIRPLVDISVIFLWLMAVGTIVCASLWSEFIASEQGHESYDQLAPKISSAAESVKDDSAKEVFDINASGAVVFVIVASVFLMLLYFFMSAWFIWVLIVLFCIGGSEGMHACLVTVILRIFKNSGNQKVNLPCLGEVTVLSMGVMPFCLAFAIFWAANQHVSYAWVGQDVLGICLMITVLQMARLPNIKVASVLLSCAFVYDIFWVFVSPLIFNESVMIVVARGDNSGGEAIPMLLRIPRFFDPWGGYDMIGFGDILFPGLLVAFSFRYDRSSKKGILNGYFLWLTIGYGVGLVLTYVGLYLMDGHGQPALLYLVPCTLGVIIVLGWLRGELKHLWNYGSSESLSRDPLGEA; encoded by the exons atggcttcttcttctgctgctgctgcaattcGTCTAGTCTTTCTTCATTTCCTTGTCTTCTCCTCTTTAACATCATCTGCTTATGAATTTCCTCACggcgatcgacttgctcataaaTCCGCTTCATGCAATAACAATTTCCAGCTG GTAAAGCTGATGATGTGGGTAAATGATACCAAAGTTGAAAGTGTAGTTGGTTTAGGTGCTGCCTTTGGTGCTCTCTTGCCAGCACATGCAGACAATGCTCTTCGATATCCTGCCGCTTTCGCAAACCCCTTAAATTGCTGCTCAAGTTCAACCTCAAAT TTATCAAATTCTATTGCACTGTCTACACGAGGAGATTGTGCCTTTACAATGAAAGCAGAAGTTGCTGAATCAGGTGGTGCATCTGGGTTATTGGTGATCAATGACAATGAAG ATCTTTACAAAATGGTGTGTTCTGAAAATGATACTTCCACAAACATAACAATTCCTGTTGTCATGATCGCAAAGTCGACAGGAGAGACTATGAAACAATTAATGTTAGCTGGCAGCcagg TGGAGCTTCTGTTGTACTCCCCAATCCGCCCACTTGTAGACATTTCAGTGATATTTTTATGGCTGATGGCTGTTGGGACTATTGTCTGTGCGTCTCTTTGGTCGGAGTTTATTGCTTCTGAGCAAGGTCACGAGAGTTATGATCAGCTGGCACCAAAG ATCTCTTCTGCTGCTGAGTCTGTCAAAGATGACTCTGCTAAGGAGGTGTTTGATATCAATGCCAGTGGTGCTGTGGTATTTGTCATTGTGGCATCAGTCTTTCTGATGCTACTGTACTTCTTTATGTCGGCGTGGTTTATTTGGGTGCTGATTGTACTATTTTGCATCGGTGGATCTGAG ggAATGCACGCTTGCCTAGTTACAGTGATTTTAAG GATATTCAAGAATTCTGGGAATCAGAAAGTAAACCTTCCTTGTCTTGGGGAGGTAACAGTTCTTTCTATGGGGGTAATGCCATTCTGTCTAGCATTTGCCATATTTTGGGCTGCAAATCAGCATGTATCATATGCATGGGTTGGCCAAGATGTTCTT GGAATCTGTTTGATGATAACAGTACTGCAAATGGCACGTCTACCAAATATAAAG GTTGCCTCAGTACTTCTTTCATGTGCATTTGTATACGATATATTTTGGGTCTTTGTATCTCCACTCATCTTCAACGAAAGCGTAATGATTGTG GTTGCTCGCGGTGACAATAGTGGTGGAGAAGCCATTCCTATGCTTTTGAGGATCCCTAGATTTTTTGATCCATGGGGTGGATATGATATGATTGGCTTTGGAGATATTCTCTTTCCTGGTTTACTTGTTGCATTTTCCTTTAG ATATGACAGATCGAGTAAGAAGGGTATCCTGAATGGATATTTTCTTTGGTTGACAATAGGCTACGGCGTTG GTCTCGTCCTCACATATGTTGGGTTATACTTGATGGATGGGCATGGTCAACCTGCACTCTTATATCTTGTTCCTTGTACTTTGG GGGTTATAATCGTATTAGGCTGGCTTAGAGGTGAGCTGAAACACCTCTGGAACTATGGGTCCTCTGAATCATTATCTAGAGATCCTTTAGGCGAAGCCTGA
- the LOC113283862 gene encoding signal peptide peptidase-like 2 isoform X1, whose protein sequence is MASSSAAAAIRLVFLHFLVFSSLTSSAYEFPHGDRLAHKSASCNNNFQLVKLMMWVNDTKVESVVGLGAAFGALLPAHADNALRYPAAFANPLNCCSSSTSNLSNSIALSTRGDCAFTMKAEVAESGGASGLLVINDNEDLYKMVCSENDTSTNITIPVVMIAKSTGETMKQLMLAGSQVELLLYSPIRPLVDISVIFLWLMAVGTIVCASLWSEFIASEQGHESYDQLAPKISSAAESVKDDSAKEVFDINASGAVVFVIVASVFLMLLYFFMSAWFIWVLIVLFCIGGSEGMHACLVTVILRIFKNSGNQKVNLPCLGEVTVLSMGVMPFCLAFAIFWAANQHVSYAWVGQDVLGICLMITVLQMARLPNIKVPSVHFVLFLQLTFLSYCFFVFTNQVASVLLSCAFVYDIFWVFVSPLIFNESVMIVVARGDNSGGEAIPMLLRIPRFFDPWGGYDMIGFGDILFPGLLVAFSFRYDRSSKKGILNGYFLWLTIGYGVGLVLTYVGLYLMDGHGQPALLYLVPCTLGVIIVLGWLRGELKHLWNYGSSESLSRDPLGEA, encoded by the exons atggcttcttcttctgctgctgctgcaattcGTCTAGTCTTTCTTCATTTCCTTGTCTTCTCCTCTTTAACATCATCTGCTTATGAATTTCCTCACggcgatcgacttgctcataaaTCCGCTTCATGCAATAACAATTTCCAGCTG GTAAAGCTGATGATGTGGGTAAATGATACCAAAGTTGAAAGTGTAGTTGGTTTAGGTGCTGCCTTTGGTGCTCTCTTGCCAGCACATGCAGACAATGCTCTTCGATATCCTGCCGCTTTCGCAAACCCCTTAAATTGCTGCTCAAGTTCAACCTCAAAT TTATCAAATTCTATTGCACTGTCTACACGAGGAGATTGTGCCTTTACAATGAAAGCAGAAGTTGCTGAATCAGGTGGTGCATCTGGGTTATTGGTGATCAATGACAATGAAG ATCTTTACAAAATGGTGTGTTCTGAAAATGATACTTCCACAAACATAACAATTCCTGTTGTCATGATCGCAAAGTCGACAGGAGAGACTATGAAACAATTAATGTTAGCTGGCAGCcagg TGGAGCTTCTGTTGTACTCCCCAATCCGCCCACTTGTAGACATTTCAGTGATATTTTTATGGCTGATGGCTGTTGGGACTATTGTCTGTGCGTCTCTTTGGTCGGAGTTTATTGCTTCTGAGCAAGGTCACGAGAGTTATGATCAGCTGGCACCAAAG ATCTCTTCTGCTGCTGAGTCTGTCAAAGATGACTCTGCTAAGGAGGTGTTTGATATCAATGCCAGTGGTGCTGTGGTATTTGTCATTGTGGCATCAGTCTTTCTGATGCTACTGTACTTCTTTATGTCGGCGTGGTTTATTTGGGTGCTGATTGTACTATTTTGCATCGGTGGATCTGAG ggAATGCACGCTTGCCTAGTTACAGTGATTTTAAG GATATTCAAGAATTCTGGGAATCAGAAAGTAAACCTTCCTTGTCTTGGGGAGGTAACAGTTCTTTCTATGGGGGTAATGCCATTCTGTCTAGCATTTGCCATATTTTGGGCTGCAAATCAGCATGTATCATATGCATGGGTTGGCCAAGATGTTCTT GGAATCTGTTTGATGATAACAGTACTGCAAATGGCACGTCTACCAAATATAAAGGTACCAAGTGtgcattttgttttgtttcttcaaCTCACATTTCTCAGCTATTGCTTTTTTGTTTTTACCAATCAGGTTGCCTCAGTACTTCTTTCATGTGCATTTGTATACGATATATTTTGGGTCTTTGTATCTCCACTCATCTTCAACGAAAGCGTAATGATTGTG GTTGCTCGCGGTGACAATAGTGGTGGAGAAGCCATTCCTATGCTTTTGAGGATCCCTAGATTTTTTGATCCATGGGGTGGATATGATATGATTGGCTTTGGAGATATTCTCTTTCCTGGTTTACTTGTTGCATTTTCCTTTAG ATATGACAGATCGAGTAAGAAGGGTATCCTGAATGGATATTTTCTTTGGTTGACAATAGGCTACGGCGTTG GTCTCGTCCTCACATATGTTGGGTTATACTTGATGGATGGGCATGGTCAACCTGCACTCTTATATCTTGTTCCTTGTACTTTGG GGGTTATAATCGTATTAGGCTGGCTTAGAGGTGAGCTGAAACACCTCTGGAACTATGGGTCCTCTGAATCATTATCTAGAGATCCTTTAGGCGAAGCCTGA